Proteins encoded together in one Peribacillus asahii window:
- the wecB gene encoding non-hydrolyzing UDP-N-acetylglucosamine 2-epimerase — translation MYDPFQRKKILTIFGTRPEAIKMAPLINELRKYQEIESFVCVTAQHRQMLDQVLDVFKIQPDFDLNIMKDRQSLMDVTTLSLDGLDKVIKKVKPDMILVHGDTTTTFTASLAALYNQVAIGHVEAGLRTNNKYSPYPEEMNRQLTSIMADLHFAPTEIAANNLRKENKIEETIFITGNTVIDAQKTTIFKDYHHPLLDELAGSRLVLLTAHRRENLGDTMRGMFKAIRKLVEKHKDIAVVYPVHLNPSVRKAAQDILGNHSQIRLIEPLNAVDFHNFMARSYLILTDSGGVQEEAPALGVPVLVLRDTTERPEGLDAGTLKLAGTSEHSIYQLADELLTDYAAYSKMSNTKNPFGDGEASRRIAEAILYYFNLREERPEQFRATKENETKKKY, via the coding sequence ATGTATGATCCATTTCAAAGAAAAAAAATATTAACAATTTTTGGGACAAGGCCAGAGGCTATTAAAATGGCTCCATTAATTAATGAGTTAAGAAAATACCAGGAGATTGAATCGTTTGTATGCGTTACAGCTCAACATCGCCAAATGCTTGATCAAGTGTTAGATGTCTTTAAGATTCAACCAGATTTTGATCTTAATATCATGAAAGATCGTCAAAGTTTAATGGATGTAACGACACTTTCACTTGATGGCTTAGATAAAGTGATAAAAAAGGTCAAACCAGATATGATCTTAGTTCATGGAGATACGACTACAACTTTTACAGCAAGTTTAGCTGCTCTATATAATCAAGTGGCAATTGGTCATGTTGAAGCCGGTCTTAGAACAAATAATAAATACTCTCCCTACCCTGAAGAAATGAACCGACAACTTACTAGCATAATGGCTGACCTTCATTTTGCTCCAACTGAAATTGCTGCTAACAATCTTCGAAAAGAAAATAAAATAGAAGAGACAATCTTTATCACTGGTAATACAGTAATTGATGCTCAAAAGACAACCATTTTTAAGGATTATCATCATCCACTCCTCGATGAATTAGCAGGATCCCGTCTTGTTTTACTTACTGCTCATCGACGTGAAAATCTAGGGGATACGATGCGCGGCATGTTTAAAGCAATTCGTAAATTGGTAGAAAAACATAAAGATATTGCTGTTGTGTATCCAGTTCATTTAAACCCTTCAGTTAGAAAAGCAGCCCAGGACATACTGGGAAATCATTCTCAAATTCGATTAATTGAACCCTTAAATGCCGTTGATTTCCATAATTTTATGGCTCGTTCTTATTTAATCCTGACAGATTCAGGTGGGGTTCAGGAAGAAGCTCCTGCACTGGGTGTCCCTGTTTTGGTGCTACGTGATACGACTGAGCGTCCAGAGGGGCTTGACGCGGGTACTTTGAAATTAGCAGGAACGAGCGAACATTCCATCTATCAATTAGCTGATGAATTACTAACTGATTACGCTGCCTATTCTAAGATGTCTAATACAAAGAACCCTTTTGGAGATGGAGAGGCTTCGCGTCGAATAGCCGAGGCCATTCTCTACTACTTTAACCTTCGAGAAGAGAGACCTGAACAATTTAGGGCAACCAAAGAAAATGAGACAAAGAAAAAGTACTAG
- a CDS encoding glycosyl transferase family 1, translating to MAIIIYPKTLDWTYMKQRPQQLMIELGKLGHTVFFENLTPLDHEYIEVAKNVFLFSDCQHFINNKLKELRRTQKVVVWTTWSKLRTRIQIFHPDKVVYDCCDEFPQWAQYEHSMIQVADYVVCTARTIMERISLAYPEKSVSLISNGADEAFFTLDKFEKPLDLPNGPIVGYIGAWAYWVDHELIKKLSLRFPNVNFVSIGVPYGDVPNYDDRNNVHILGQKPHDELIKYLQHFDLAIIPFKYHPITLATNPIKAYEYLATGVQVLSTALPECISMEPYVTTATTHDDFGNKLAYFLSLNTPDSFKESRINFARQNTWKIRGMQANNIIENLLSNS from the coding sequence ATGGCAATTATTATTTATCCTAAAACTCTTGATTGGACCTATATGAAACAAAGGCCCCAGCAGTTGATGATTGAATTAGGGAAACTTGGGCATACCGTATTTTTTGAAAATCTTACTCCATTAGATCATGAATATATAGAGGTAGCTAAAAATGTATTTTTATTTTCGGATTGCCAACACTTTATCAACAATAAGTTAAAAGAATTAAGAAGAACACAAAAAGTTGTTGTATGGACTACTTGGTCGAAACTTCGAACACGTATCCAAATATTTCATCCAGATAAGGTCGTATATGATTGTTGTGATGAGTTTCCGCAATGGGCACAGTATGAGCATAGTATGATTCAAGTAGCCGATTACGTTGTTTGTACGGCAAGAACTATTATGGAAAGAATTTCGTTAGCTTACCCGGAAAAGAGCGTTTCCCTCATTTCTAATGGGGCTGATGAGGCTTTCTTCACGCTAGATAAATTCGAAAAACCGTTAGATTTACCGAATGGTCCTATTGTAGGCTATATTGGTGCTTGGGCTTATTGGGTAGATCATGAATTAATAAAAAAATTGTCACTTCGTTTTCCAAATGTGAACTTTGTCTCAATTGGTGTTCCATATGGAGATGTACCGAATTATGATGATCGGAACAACGTTCATATTTTAGGGCAAAAGCCACATGATGAATTGATAAAATACCTCCAACATTTTGATTTAGCGATAATCCCCTTTAAATATCATCCTATTACACTTGCTACGAATCCAATAAAGGCGTACGAATATCTGGCGACTGGTGTTCAAGTGTTGTCTACTGCCCTTCCTGAATGTATTTCCATGGAGCCGTATGTTACAACTGCAACAACTCATGATGATTTCGGAAATAAATTAGCATATTTTTTATCTCTTAATACCCCCGATAGTTTTAAAGAATCCAGAATAAATTTTGCACGACAAAACACTTGGAAAATTCGAGGCATGCAGGCTAATAACATAATTGAAAACCTCCTTTCTAATTCATAG
- a CDS encoding glycosyltransferase family 2 protein: MLLTNIMEKDYRLLEEAKLMPYEYIKRLILILRQVNSPWVLWSSEGEKWKVLNDKKLNVLLASTTTENSIIIGPKLQDGDSLSDYLLRSKAKPIIWRTAWLLQQLLHISSFPPSIAYMNYDLLLENTDLASILITDIASSGVQKVYSSFYQLSQQDFSLLLPNMGRKSVSQSNMKSIPMVSIVICAFNEAVRIGWCIRSVLVQTFQNWELIVMDDGSCDDTYGAASFFKDDRIHVIRSNKNRGKAYALNEALAIARGTFLMELDADDWIPPQTLEKFVSSMEQNHEEVALMTSQYHLWSQTSQGYLFYKGIFCSSEFNISHYSATPLIPRFYRTHLLRSINGWPVLEGEWGRLFEDIAVCDRLLEKYRSVYLNIPLYHRIIRSKSTSQMNKQNYRAWANLWFSSKNSNHPIRE, from the coding sequence ATGTTGCTAACAAATATTATGGAAAAGGACTATAGATTGCTAGAAGAAGCCAAACTGATGCCATATGAATATATTAAACGATTAATTCTTATATTAAGACAAGTCAATTCGCCCTGGGTATTATGGAGCAGTGAAGGAGAAAAGTGGAAAGTACTAAACGATAAAAAATTAAATGTATTATTAGCAAGTACCACAACGGAAAATAGTATTATCATTGGACCCAAACTCCAAGACGGCGACTCTTTATCTGACTATTTACTACGTTCAAAAGCGAAACCTATTATTTGGCGAACGGCATGGCTACTGCAACAGTTACTACACATTTCCTCATTTCCCCCATCTATTGCTTATATGAATTATGACCTTTTGCTTGAAAATACTGATTTAGCTTCCATTCTAATAACTGATATAGCATCTAGCGGTGTTCAAAAAGTCTATAGTTCCTTTTATCAATTAAGTCAACAAGATTTTTCTCTTTTACTACCTAATATGGGACGAAAAAGTGTTTCACAATCAAATATGAAATCCATACCAATGGTGAGTATTGTAATTTGTGCCTTTAATGAAGCGGTTCGAATTGGGTGGTGTATCCGTTCAGTATTGGTTCAAACATTTCAAAATTGGGAGCTTATAGTAATGGATGATGGATCTTGTGATGACACGTACGGAGCCGCCTCATTTTTTAAAGATGATCGTATCCATGTTATACGCAGCAATAAGAATCGCGGAAAAGCATATGCGTTAAATGAGGCTCTTGCGATTGCACGTGGTACTTTTCTAATGGAATTGGATGCTGATGACTGGATTCCTCCACAAACGTTGGAAAAGTTTGTAAGTTCGATGGAGCAAAATCATGAAGAAGTCGCACTCATGACAAGCCAATATCATTTATGGTCGCAGACGAGCCAGGGCTATTTATTTTATAAAGGGATTTTTTGTTCTTCAGAATTTAACATATCTCATTATAGTGCCACACCTTTAATTCCGCGTTTTTATCGTACACATCTTCTTAGGAGTATAAATGGATGGCCAGTGCTTGAAGGTGAGTGGGGGAGACTATTTGAAGATATCGCAGTTTGTGATCGGTTATTAGAAAAGTATCGGTCAGTTTATCTTAATATCCCACTCTATCATCGTATCATTAGATCAAAAAGCACAAGTCAAATGAATAAGCAAAACTATAGAGCTTGGGCAAATCTTTGGTTTTCTTCAAAAAACTCTAACCATCCCATTAGGGAATAA
- a CDS encoding DUF1796 family putative cysteine peptidase, with protein MNLNQIKRPYDMIVSLGWNCQTAFQLKRKKLRSFTGPIDWMYSYSVSHLCRLLKQKFNGFMEIENMRIEGIQGTNSCYTVSDLNTRCVSVHDFLVTENSDTSLLTYPQFKEKMNRRIEKLYNSLAISDSALFVRIQANRDEALELKNAISEVYHGDFSILIINYTKEEKVIEIDWAIDRVCAVEISNSVNAWTGCNSAWDTILEGVTLSEGSD; from the coding sequence ATGAATTTAAACCAGATAAAAAGGCCTTATGATATGATTGTAAGCTTAGGGTGGAATTGCCAAACAGCTTTTCAACTCAAAAGGAAAAAATTAAGAAGCTTCACTGGGCCTATCGATTGGATGTATTCTTATTCGGTAAGTCATCTATGTAGACTACTTAAACAGAAATTTAATGGATTTATGGAAATTGAAAATATGAGAATTGAAGGTATACAAGGTACCAACAGTTGTTACACTGTGTCGGACTTAAATACAAGGTGTGTCTCGGTTCATGATTTTCTTGTTACAGAAAATAGCGATACTTCTCTATTAACGTATCCTCAATTTAAAGAAAAAATGAATAGACGTATTGAGAAATTGTATAATTCTTTAGCTATAAGCGATTCAGCATTGTTTGTAAGAATACAAGCTAATCGGGATGAAGCACTTGAGTTAAAGAATGCGATATCTGAGGTTTATCATGGGGATTTTTCGATATTAATCATCAATTATACGAAGGAAGAAAAGGTTATTGAAATAGATTGGGCTATTGACAGGGTTTGCGCAGTTGAAATTTCTAATTCAGTCAATGCTTGGACAGGATGTAATTCAGCCTGGGATACTATTTTAGAGGGAGTTACTCTTTCAGAAGGCAGTGATTAA
- a CDS encoding polysaccharide pyruvyl transferase family protein, producing MLNIGVCGYYGMGNFGDELFLKTFKQIFHDHRVFPWSAFLDPNKIDAVIIGGGDLITPYYYNEYYFPPLLENHPTWIYGVGVVDHYNEDTWPTEQIDRHRQRLSKAKKVYLRDDNSARIFKKYNLHKEVKVAPDVVFAYEQPEYPIRKYAGVETIGICVSSYDDFPFQKIVNLLVQLTQKGYHVFLIPVVNQSNNKYSDYTLCRNIRNALLESNPKAAVTLPYNEYDLEMTYSLIQSVDYLISFKLHPALVAVRNGIPTFCFSKMSKVKSLLKMFHLERFSNDFEIPEQDMIERVFRFLNLEKDKFYNIKSQVEVVESNSRKHLLELKEDIEKTIKKGSS from the coding sequence TTGTTAAATATAGGTGTTTGTGGATACTATGGTATGGGTAATTTTGGAGATGAATTGTTTTTAAAAACATTTAAACAAATTTTTCATGATCATAGAGTTTTCCCTTGGTCGGCTTTTTTGGACCCGAACAAAATTGATGCTGTCATTATTGGTGGAGGGGATTTAATTACACCATACTACTATAATGAATATTATTTCCCTCCATTATTAGAAAATCACCCTACTTGGATATATGGGGTAGGTGTGGTGGACCACTATAATGAAGATACATGGCCGACTGAACAGATTGATAGGCATCGCCAGAGACTTTCAAAAGCAAAAAAGGTCTATTTAAGAGATGATAATTCTGCTCGAATATTTAAAAAATATAACCTTCATAAAGAGGTAAAGGTTGCTCCAGATGTCGTGTTTGCATATGAACAACCTGAATATCCGATTAGGAAATATGCGGGAGTGGAGACAATTGGTATTTGTGTAAGTTCCTACGATGATTTTCCCTTTCAAAAGATTGTTAATCTTTTAGTACAACTAACTCAAAAAGGGTATCATGTATTTTTAATACCAGTAGTAAATCAATCTAATAATAAATACTCTGATTATACTTTATGTAGGAATATTCGAAACGCATTATTAGAATCCAACCCTAAGGCTGCTGTTACCCTACCATATAATGAATATGATTTAGAGATGACGTATAGTTTAATTCAATCCGTTGATTATTTAATTTCTTTTAAATTACATCCAGCTCTTGTAGCAGTTCGTAATGGGATACCGACTTTTTGTTTTTCAAAAATGAGTAAGGTAAAATCTCTTCTGAAAATGTTCCATTTGGAGAGATTTTCAAATGACTTTGAAATACCAGAGCAGGACATGATAGAAAGAGTCTTTCGTTTTTTGAACTTAGAAAAAGATAAATTCTATAACATAAAAAGCCAAGTGGAAGTGGTAGAAAGTAATAGTAGGAAACATCTATTGGAACTGAAAGAAGACATCGAAAAAACAATAAAAAAGGGTAGTTCATAA
- a CDS encoding DUF421 domain-containing protein, protein MPDWLNIVLRSIFFLIVLFLITKWLGKKQISQLSFFEYVNGITIGNIGAEVVTGLDQKISLGVLSMLTIAALPFLAGLISLKSKPIRDFIEGRGTVFIKDGKVLEENLKKERYTTDELLTLLRKKNVYRFADVEFAVLEATGDFNVMLKKENQPLTPKDLNMKFPSVKEPQTVIMDGEVLDEPLTQAGRSRGWLHTELEKLGVTIENVFLGQVDSYGQLTIDLFDDKIQVPSPQEMPLLYATLKKCQADLELFALGTKNAEAKKMYSTNSKKIQEAVDKVGYILKE, encoded by the coding sequence ATGCCGGATTGGTTAAATATCGTTCTGCGCTCTATCTTTTTCCTAATTGTTCTTTTTTTAATTACAAAATGGTTAGGAAAAAAACAAATCTCCCAGCTTTCTTTCTTTGAATATGTTAATGGGATTACAATTGGGAATATAGGTGCTGAAGTTGTTACTGGCTTGGACCAAAAAATTTCTTTAGGTGTCCTATCCATGCTAACTATTGCAGCACTTCCGTTTCTTGCTGGGTTAATTTCGTTAAAAAGCAAACCCATTCGTGACTTTATAGAAGGACGAGGAACAGTTTTTATTAAAGATGGGAAAGTCTTAGAAGAAAATCTAAAAAAAGAACGATACACGACGGATGAATTATTAACATTGCTTCGAAAAAAAAATGTCTACCGCTTCGCAGATGTAGAGTTCGCTGTACTAGAGGCAACAGGCGACTTCAATGTTATGTTAAAAAAGGAAAACCAGCCTTTAACACCGAAAGATTTGAATATGAAATTTCCATCTGTTAAAGAACCGCAAACGGTCATTATGGATGGTGAAGTATTAGATGAGCCATTAACCCAGGCAGGTCGAAGCAGAGGTTGGTTACATACGGAGTTAGAAAAGTTAGGAGTCACAATTGAAAATGTCTTCCTTGGACAAGTTGACTCTTATGGGCAGCTTACCATTGATTTGTTTGATGACAAAATCCAAGTTCCCTCTCCACAGGAAATGCCATTATTATATGCAACACTAAAAAAATGCCAAGCAGACTTAGAGCTATTTGCCCTAGGAACAAAGAATGCAGAAGCCAAAAAGATGTATAGTACAAATAGTAAAAAGATTCAAGAAGCAGTTGATAAAGTGGGATATATTTTAAAGGAATAG
- a CDS encoding DUF1657 domain-containing protein, producing MTIASEVKQCLASLKGIEANLSSLAIRSQDSESQRTFHETMLTVNEVVTDLQKRVGELEREEFQYKGF from the coding sequence ATGACTATCGCCTCAGAAGTTAAACAATGTCTTGCAAGTCTAAAAGGGATTGAAGCAAATTTATCTAGCTTAGCGATTCGGTCTCAAGATAGTGAATCACAACGCACCTTTCATGAGACGATGCTTACTGTCAATGAAGTCGTGACAGATTTACAAAAACGAGTGGGCGAATTAGAAAGAGAAGAATTTCAATACAAAGGCTTTTAG
- the spoVAD gene encoding stage V sporulation protein AD: MLQGHRTWVFDHKPVILSTGTVGGPFEANGAIPNDFDLLHSDLWINQDSYEKAHKVLFEQACLRAIEKAELQKEQIQFLLGGDLINQITPTSFASRTIGTPYFGLFGACSTSMEGLALGASIINAKGAKYLLTGASSHNAAVEKQFRYPTEYGGQKPPTAQWTVTGAGAAVLSDTGDGPCVTSATIGRVIDMGLTDPFNMGGAMAPAAVDTIEAHLKDRNIDPSYYDLIVTGDLGKIGHEASLDLFKKHGTPIQENQYQDCGLMIYREGQPVLSGASGAGCSATVVYGHLLNRMKQGEFKRMLVVATGALLSPLTFQQSETIPCIAHAVSIEYEGGTTV, translated from the coding sequence ATGTTACAAGGACATCGTACATGGGTTTTTGATCATAAGCCCGTCATTCTCTCCACAGGTACTGTTGGAGGTCCTTTTGAAGCAAACGGGGCGATTCCCAATGATTTCGATCTCTTACATTCAGATTTATGGATTAATCAAGACTCCTATGAAAAAGCCCATAAAGTCCTATTTGAACAAGCTTGTTTACGCGCCATTGAAAAAGCTGAGCTTCAGAAAGAACAAATTCAATTTCTACTTGGGGGAGACTTAATCAATCAAATCACGCCAACGAGCTTTGCCTCCCGTACGATTGGCACCCCCTACTTTGGACTATTCGGTGCTTGCTCCACATCAATGGAAGGATTAGCACTAGGCGCTTCCATCATTAATGCTAAGGGGGCAAAATATTTATTAACCGGAGCATCTAGTCACAATGCAGCCGTTGAAAAACAATTTCGATATCCGACAGAATATGGCGGCCAAAAACCGCCCACTGCCCAATGGACAGTAACGGGCGCAGGAGCTGCTGTACTTAGCGATACAGGAGATGGACCTTGCGTAACGTCAGCGACAATTGGGAGAGTCATTGATATGGGATTAACCGATCCATTTAATATGGGAGGTGCTATGGCTCCAGCTGCTGTTGATACAATTGAGGCCCATTTAAAAGATCGAAATATTGATCCCTCTTATTATGATTTGATTGTAACAGGAGATCTTGGAAAGATTGGCCATGAAGCGTCACTTGATTTATTTAAAAAGCATGGAACACCTATACAAGAAAATCAATATCAAGATTGCGGATTAATGATTTATCGAGAAGGACAACCCGTCTTATCAGGAGCAAGTGGTGCTGGTTGTTCCGCAACCGTTGTATACGGCCATTTATTAAACCGGATGAAACAGGGTGAATTTAAACGAATGTTAGTCGTCGCAACTGGAGCTCTACTCTCTCCACTTACCTTTCAGCAAAGCGAAACAATTCCTTGTATCGCTCATGCAGTGTCAATCGAATACGAAGGGGGAACCACCGTATGA
- the spoVAC gene encoding stage V sporulation protein AC, with protein sequence MSNNKKKLLTPVQQQYQEMQSQLETKRPVFKNCLKAFLTGGSICLIGQAIQIFYIYYFDFTEQTAGNPTAGTLIFIAMLLTGFGVYDRIGQFGGAGSAIPLTGFGNAVISAAIEHRTEGLVLGVGGNLFKLAGSVILFGVFSAFVVAFIKTILIQWGGL encoded by the coding sequence ATGTCAAATAATAAAAAAAAGCTATTAACACCTGTACAACAACAATATCAAGAAATGCAATCACAACTTGAAACCAAAAGGCCCGTCTTCAAAAATTGTCTGAAAGCATTTTTGACAGGGGGCTCCATTTGTTTAATTGGGCAAGCAATCCAAATCTTTTATATCTATTATTTTGATTTCACAGAACAAACAGCGGGAAACCCTACCGCAGGAACACTCATCTTCATCGCGATGTTACTCACAGGCTTTGGCGTATATGATCGAATTGGTCAATTTGGTGGTGCCGGCTCTGCCATTCCACTTACTGGATTCGGCAACGCTGTTATTTCAGCTGCTATTGAGCATCGAACAGAAGGGCTTGTGTTAGGTGTCGGAGGAAATCTCTTTAAATTAGCGGGTTCCGTCATATTATTTGGTGTATTCTCTGCTTTTGTCGTAGCCTTCATCAAAACGATTTTAATACAGTGGGGTGGCTTATAA
- a CDS encoding DUF1657 domain-containing protein, translating into MTVINQVQQTLSGLKGIQASFETFALQTDNQQAKQLYQQAAQQTQSIVDSLSPRVQQIQEEEPQYKQQ; encoded by the coding sequence ATGACTGTAATCAATCAAGTTCAACAAACATTATCTGGATTAAAAGGTATACAAGCAAGCTTTGAAACATTTGCTTTACAAACAGATAACCAACAAGCTAAGCAGCTATATCAACAAGCAGCTCAACAAACGCAATCAATTGTTGATAGCCTTTCTCCACGCGTTCAACAAATTCAAGAAGAAGAGCCTCAATACAAACAACAATAA
- a CDS encoding cold-shock protein codes for MEQGKVKWFNAEKGFGFIERENGDDVFVHFSAIQSEGFKTLEEGQDVTFEVEQGQRGAQAANVQKA; via the coding sequence ATGGAACAAGGTAAAGTAAAATGGTTTAACGCAGAAAAAGGTTTCGGTTTCATCGAGCGCGAAAACGGAGATGACGTATTCGTTCACTTTTCAGCAATCCAAAGCGAAGGTTTCAAAACTTTAGAAGAAGGTCAAGACGTGACTTTCGAAGTTGAGCAAGGACAACGTGGAGCACAAGCTGCTAACGTTCAAAAAGCTTAA
- a CDS encoding ArsR/SmtB family transcription factor, protein MADTKDYCEVYSYDEPKVNRVQQEMSTVDIASISRLFKVIGDENRAKIAYLLSQEGELCVCDISNIIGASMATTSHHLRTLLKHAIVKFRKEGKLAFYSLDDDHIKQLMMIALEHQQEVKVDGRSTD, encoded by the coding sequence ATGGCTGATACAAAGGATTATTGTGAGGTTTACAGTTATGATGAACCAAAAGTGAATCGAGTCCAACAAGAAATGAGTACGGTCGATATTGCAAGTATCTCGAGGTTGTTTAAAGTCATTGGTGATGAGAATCGAGCCAAGATTGCCTATTTGTTGAGTCAGGAAGGCGAATTATGTGTGTGTGATATTTCCAATATTATCGGTGCTTCAATGGCGACCACTTCCCATCATCTAAGGACCTTATTAAAACATGCGATTGTGAAGTTTCGTAAAGAAGGGAAGCTCGCTTTCTATTCTTTAGACGATGACCATATTAAACAATTAATGATGATTGCTTTAGAGCATCAGCAGGAGGTGAAAGTCGATGGGCGAAGCACAGACTAA